The genomic region CACGACCGATACCCCCCAGGCAGGCGACGCTTCGGCCGCTCCTGCCGGCACCGAACCGCTGCTCTTCGCCGGCACCTACGAAGGGTCCGACCGCTACACGCTCAGCTCCGAGGGCCCGTGCGACCTCGACCACGACGACGAGGCCACCTTCACGCTCACCGACGGATCGACCTGGCAGTTCCAGCACGACCAGTGCGCCCAGGTCGTCGGGAACATCTGGTCGGCCACGGGCACCTTCACGTTCACGCTGCCCGACGGGGCCACGCTGAGCGGCACCAACGTCCAGGACGGGGTGCCGCTGCCGACCACCGGTGCACCGTTCGACCTCGACATCACCGACGGGTCGGGCCGCTTCGCGGGCGCCACCGGGTCGTGCACGCTCGACAACCACTTGGAGGAGACCACGCTGGGCCAGCAGAGGCTGTACGGCACCTTCACCTGCGATGTGACGACGTAGCGCCTCTCCCGAAACTCGGGTGCGGGCAGCGGGGCGGGGCGGCGACCATGGAGCCATGGCCCTGCCGCTGACCACGTCGCCCGCACCTCCCGAGCTCCCCGAGGTGGTCGACACGGGGCTCGTGACGCTGCGGCCGTGGCGGCCGGACGACGTCGGGGCCATGGCGCGGGCGATCGCCGAGAGCGTCGAGCACCTGCGGCCGTGGATGCCGTGGGCCGCCGCCGAACCCCTCTCGCTGGCCGACCGCACGCAGCTGGTCGCCGAGTTCTGTCGCCAGTGGGCCACCGGCGAGTCGTACGTGTACGGGATGTTCGCCGGCGGCAAGCCCGTGGGCGGCACCGGGCTGCACCCCCGCATCGGCCAT from Acidimicrobiales bacterium harbors:
- a CDS encoding GNAT family protein, yielding MALPLTTSPAPPELPEVVDTGLVTLRPWRPDDVGAMARAIAESVEHLRPWMPWAAAEPLSLADRTQLVAEFCRQWATGESYVYGMFAGGKPVGGTGLHPRIGHGGMEIGYWVHPAWTGRGVATSTTRALTTVALGLPGIVRVEIHHDKANAASRRIPEKLGYKLVAEVPEPPEAPAETGVECRWRMTREEWESR